A single region of the Lycium barbarum isolate Lr01 chromosome 2, ASM1917538v2, whole genome shotgun sequence genome encodes:
- the LOC132628477 gene encoding uncharacterized protein LOC132628477: MGQVVSSHSTSIKKQESKLSQNSATLNQRQKCTLPSDMFANLKNDGDHKCHAITTRGGKTIGEEKLAQDNLIDDDEEIVEEPLVIKDKVTLKKKRASIEKPIVIEEMFENDEASKGKEAVEEVPRALTPVPKSPHPYPQRPAKKAGDGKFIKFIEKLEKLSINIPLVEALEKMSSYAKFMKDLVTKSKQTSFATGDVTYHYSSIVTKALVQKKKESRAFTIPCTIRAYKFSKALCNLVQVSI; the protein is encoded by the coding sequence ATGGGGCAAGTTGTAAGTTCTCACTCAACTTCCATCAAGAAACAAGAATCAAAACTTAGCCAAAACTCTGCTACCCTAAATCAAAGGCAAAAGTGCACACTTCCTAGTGATATGTTTGCGAACCTAAAGAATGATGGTGACCATAAATGCCATGCAATTACTACTAGGGGTGGCAAGACAATTGGGGAAGAAAAGTTGGCACAAGATAATTTGATTGATGATGATGAGGAAATTGTTGAAGAGCCCTTGGTTATTAAAGACAAAGTTACATTAAAGAAGAAGCGGGCTAGTATTGAAAAGCCCATTGTTATTGAAGAAATGTTTGAAAATGATGAAGCTTCAAAAGGCAAGGAAGCGGTAgaggaggtaccaagggcttTAACGCCCGTTCCAAAATCTCCTCATCCATATCCTCAAAGGCCTGCAAAGAAGGCGGGCGATGGAAAATTTATAAAGTTCATTGAAAAATTGGAAAAACTCTCCATCAACATCCCGTTGGTGGAAGCCCTTGAAAAAATGTCGAGTTATGCTAAATTTATGAAAGATCTTGTCACAAAGAGCAAGCAAACTAGCTTTGCAACGGGGGATGTTACATATCATTATAGCTCCATCGTTACAAAGGCTTTagtacaaaagaaaaaagaatccaGAGCTTTTACTATTCCATGTACCATTAGGGCGTATAAATTTTCCAAAGCTTTGTGTAACCTGGTGCAAGTATCAATTTAA